One part of the Nostoc sp. PCC 7120 = FACHB-418 genome encodes these proteins:
- a CDS encoding Ig-like domain-containing protein, which translates to MTTVKFTTNTTTLIETQDTVLTFRFELSEPPPSGGVRVYLLGNVPQSLTQLDLFAISFTGGGVPQGDFDFSGFFFNITSQVATVSVPIFQDGIPEGQQSVVYTVQPGTGYTVDPNFSAVTVNFYDNPSQVPPPPPPNNPPVTVNDSYSTQAGQQLVVAVANGVLSNDTDAQSDPLTAAVVQAPSNGTLSLNADGSFAYTPNAGFVGTDSFTYLANDTKANSAPATVSITVTAPPPPPNDPPVTVNDSYSTQAGQQLVVAVANGVLSNDTDAQSDPLTAAVVQAPSNGSVTLNADGSFAYTPNAGFIGTDSFTYLANDTKANSAPATVSITVTAPPPPPNDPPVTVNDNYSTQADQQLVVAVANGVLSNDTDAQSDPLTAAVVQAPSNGSVTLNPDGSFAYTPNAGFVGTDSFTYLANDTKVNSAPATVNITVTAPPPPPNDPPVAVNDSYSTTADQALVVDAANGVLSNDTDAQSDPLTAAVAQAPSNGSVTFNTDGSFTYTPNAGFVGTDSFTYLANDSKTNSTPATVNITVNAAPPPPNDPPVTVNDSYITTAGQELIVDVANGVLSNDTDAQSDPLTAAVVQAPSNGSLTLNSNGSFSYTPNAGFSGTDSFTYLANDSKVNSAPATVSITVNPPATMPTISFTASPTTLVEANNDSIVLTFQLSEAPPEGGLEVTFDSGVGRSLAEFDVFSAAFDGLRFLRANATSSAVTVRLLQQTATITLPLFRDEVVEGAETFTYTLSPVPGYDFVPGENAITFTINDTAPSTIPVVSLTASPEIVSEAEGTVLTLTFNTTGGIPPEGITVRLQGDVANIMRQFTAAQVRFDAEANVFYRFDRPLVETGVTGGRLDLFALETDLSSFTFTILEPTATIRLPVLNDILEESDATFTYTLEAGEGYTVDPAASSASFTVTDGVPGGVGPVVSVSATPSTLFESEQTVLTITFTLDSPPPEGGVVVYLDSGVPRSIAQFNVTVDNPRNPEDTLNPVGLTTTGGTIVGTNEFVSAVLFRITEQTATITVPVFNNGEVDGPRNYTYTLRDGEQYQVNPEANQVTITIDDTMTIEQPVVGISATPVTADAQNNLLAYGLVKSPEYTDAEGTTRTGAAILNLSLNVDGTIPEEGLVVDVITDLDLWKYVSGLNGTPFSPGAQVLEGIYDEAGNGIGFKVRVTSPNSLIVFRLKSGLAADDLASATFSIQGGEGYSVNSEAESTTFPVYNTLQDVPAPSVTPEVSFSATNTTIVESEGGTVTLNFSLSEPPPPEGVVVLVRGAQFSSLSDFDVLQAEVVGGEFPALIGANSFYFRITEQTASITVAAFPDGVTEGVEVQSFSVVANPGYTVNSTENTVVFTIQDTPESTLPSLTLTRTPATLIEANGTVSRHTFTLSAPPAAEGVVISVSAPNLSEFDLAGISVTGGTIVAVREDGFDLSMTAQRAVIDLPVKNDGITEGTETAVFSLQPGTGYIIGETNNQAIFTIVDALTPLSAEIESNDTIATANDTGLSEANPTLSITGEIGYSGVNRYRINPTDAGWTYVDNTEDVDLYKVELKAGDRLAIDIDAQINGSTLSSALQVFDAEGNVLAANRIAPAPNEIFLSRNDSYINFTATADGVYYIGVSSNPNYDRTAENPNLANFNPYDPNVQGSGTGTTTGAYTLNLSLNSEVGTVVNPPAPVPTGDGPIISIETVTGTYSSAGTGERILSPYLVTAPPSGAAVLAIALTADGAIPEGGAEVVINSDIILRQYFGNSVRVRPFTVGGQIGEAIYDPATGEATGFTFKLTQNNAFINIVIPTSLQLESPQAATFSLAAGNNTIINPDADTSTVTFYPTLEQAPVPTVVPQVGIEISQNQLIESEGTTTTLTFTLDQAPPAEGVLVYVNSGVTGALGDIDVFDIETNGASFPIGNFRAGGFYVKLTQQTSTITLSPFDDGLVEGIETFTFSLETGAGYTIDSAKAAITLSIADTPASQVLVRYTFSPATLVESENTVGVHTFSLSSPPPAEGLTIFVNSDSLGEFDLTGVEITGGEIVSVAENGFSLKITANQAVVRTPISNDGIAEGVETAVFSIAPGDGYEVSPTANTATFTIYDNTSDVPLVETEGNNLAAINDTIPQAVDTQLTKDNTQFKIQARIGNAAPNFIDRSEDVDIYKVELKAGDTIKVDIDSLPFNIDGVTNTQFVDTELRLFDATGQQLAISFNDPARNELFVSNRDAYLEFTATADGAYYIGVAANFNRYYDPFTAGSGGGRIIPTSGTNIGTYDLTIDLTPSALPVVGLTASPVVSEADGPGLVLFFNAQGIIPEEGIVISVGGDLRTSAVAQGLQFRQVVESEGVEYLRFNRDTQAYEFRLTQANATVTIPVFDDIVEEVDTTYTYQLLTSEAYTVDSAAATADVTYVDGVPGGIGPIVSISTEQTALNEGDTLTVNFSVDGEIPEGGLTVFVLSPTRASLGEFVIFNEDGTPAVTWEGIAGFPEPDGTGGGFFVTLTEPTASLSLKVFDDGIGEGVETLTFNLVDGEQYEVSPDAGSITLTISELPVVGLTASPVVSEADGPGLVLFFNAQGIIPEEGIVISVGGDLRTSAVAQGLQFRQVVESEGVEYLRFNRDTQAYEFRLTQANATVTIPVFDDIVEEADTTYTYQLLASESYKVDAAASTVDVTFTDGVPGGVGPVVSISTEQTALNEGDTLTVNFSVDGEIPEGGLTVFVLSPTRASLGEFVIFNEDGTPAVTWEGIAGFPEPDGTGGGFFVTLTEPTASLSLKVFDDGPGEGVETLTFNLVDGEQYQVSPDAGSITFTISDPPIVGFTASPIVNEAEGTGLVLTFNVQGNLTAEGVVVSVGGDFRTSAVEQGLQFRQVVESEGVEYLRFNRDTQAYEFRLTQATATVTIPVFDDIVEEADTTYTYQLLASEAYALDPAATSADVTFIDGVPGGVGPVVSISTTQTNLQEGDTLTVNFSVDGEIPEGGLTIFVLSPTRASLGEFVIFNEDGTPAVTWEGIAGFPEPDGTGGGFFVTLTEPTASLSLKVFDDGANEGIESLTFNLVDGEQYQVSPDAGSIALTISDTPTNPVGDAGDNILVGDGNNNSLFGNAGNDRIFGGLGNDYLFGGADDDLLNGGDGNDALFGGAGNNTLLGGAGNDYLTGGAGNNLLDGGDGNDILYGGNGNNTLLGGAGNDIIYSGSGDDLINGGLGNDTIFLNGGQDTVVVAQGAGIDTINNFQVSLGQKVGLSGGLTFEQLTLTQSGLDTLVKVGDETLAVLKFVQSSDLSSSAFTTV; encoded by the coding sequence ATGACAACAGTCAAGTTTACAACCAACACGACAACCCTCATAGAGACTCAAGACACCGTACTTACCTTTAGATTTGAGTTAAGTGAACCGCCACCATCAGGAGGGGTAAGAGTTTATCTCTTAGGTAACGTACCCCAGTCCTTAACGCAACTAGATTTATTTGCCATCAGCTTTACTGGTGGTGGTGTTCCACAGGGAGACTTCGACTTTAGCGGGTTTTTCTTTAACATTACATCCCAAGTTGCCACCGTCAGCGTACCCATTTTTCAAGATGGGATTCCTGAAGGACAGCAAAGCGTAGTTTATACTGTACAACCAGGCACAGGATATACAGTTGATCCAAACTTCAGCGCGGTCACTGTTAACTTCTATGATAATCCTAGTCAAGTTCCACCACCGCCACCACCAAACAATCCACCAGTAACAGTCAACGACAGCTACAGTACACAAGCCGGTCAACAATTGGTAGTGGCTGTTGCTAATGGTGTATTGAGTAATGACACAGATGCTCAATCAGACCCATTGACAGCCGCAGTAGTGCAAGCACCCAGCAACGGTACTCTCAGTCTCAATGCTGATGGTTCATTTGCTTACACACCCAATGCAGGGTTTGTGGGTACAGATAGCTTTACCTATTTAGCCAACGATACTAAAGCCAATTCTGCACCGGCGACAGTTAGCATTACAGTCACTGCACCACCGCCACCACCAAACGACCCGCCAGTAACAGTCAACGACAGTTACAGTACACAAGCCGGTCAACAATTGGTAGTGGCTGTTGCTAATGGCGTGTTGAGTAACGATACCGATGCTCAGTCAGACCCACTGACAGCCGCAGTAGTGCAAGCACCCAGCAATGGGAGTGTCACCCTCAATGCTGATGGGTCATTTGCGTATACACCCAATGCAGGGTTTATTGGTACAGATAGTTTTACTTATCTAGCTAATGATACTAAAGCCAATTCTGCACCGGCGACAGTTAGCATTACAGTCACTGCACCACCGCCACCACCAAACGACCCGCCAGTTACAGTCAACGACAACTACAGCACACAAGCCGATCAACAGTTGGTAGTAGCTGTGGCTAATGGCGTGTTGAGTAACGATACCGATGCTCAGTCAGACCCACTGACAGCCGCAGTAGTGCAAGCACCCAGCAACGGTAGCGTCACCCTCAATCCTGATGGTTCGTTTGCGTATACACCCAATGCAGGGTTTGTGGGTACAGATAGCTTTACCTATTTAGCCAACGATACTAAGGTAAATTCTGCACCGGCGACAGTTAATATTACAGTCACTGCACCACCGCCACCACCCAACGACCCGCCAGTTGCAGTCAACGACAGCTACAGCACAACAGCAGATCAAGCGTTGGTAGTGGATGCGGCTAATGGTGTGTTAAGTAATGATACTGATGCTCAATCAGACCCATTGACAGCCGCAGTAGCGCAAGCACCCAGCAACGGTAGCGTCACCTTCAACACTGATGGTTCATTTACTTACACACCCAATGCAGGGTTTGTTGGTACTGATAGCTTTACCTATTTAGCTAATGACAGTAAGACAAATTCTACACCTGCTACTGTCAATATCACAGTCAACGCAGCACCGCCACCACCAAATGACCCACCAGTCACAGTCAACGACAGCTACATCACAACAGCCGGTCAAGAACTGATAGTGGACGTAGCTAATGGTGTATTAAGCAATGATACCGATGCTCAGTCAGACCCACTCACCGCCGCAGTGGTGCAAGCACCCAGCAACGGTAGTCTGACCTTAAACAGCAATGGTTCATTTAGTTACACACCCAATGCAGGTTTTTCAGGTACAGACAGCTTTACCTATCTAGCCAACGACAGCAAGGTAAATTCTGCACCTGCGACAGTTAGCATCACAGTTAACCCACCAGCAACTATGCCAACAATTAGCTTTACCGCTAGTCCGACTACTTTAGTTGAGGCTAATAACGACAGTATTGTTTTAACCTTTCAACTGAGTGAAGCACCCCCAGAAGGAGGGTTAGAAGTTACATTTGATAGTGGCGTAGGGCGATCGCTTGCTGAATTTGATGTATTTAGTGCAGCATTTGATGGATTAAGGTTTTTAAGAGCTAATGCTACATCTAGTGCTGTTACTGTCAGATTACTCCAGCAAACCGCAACCATCACTTTACCTCTATTTAGAGATGAAGTTGTAGAAGGTGCAGAAACCTTTACCTACACTCTTAGCCCCGTACCAGGATATGACTTTGTTCCTGGTGAAAACGCAATTACCTTCACAATTAACGATACTGCTCCATCAACCATACCAGTAGTTAGCCTCACAGCATCGCCAGAGATAGTCAGCGAAGCAGAAGGAACAGTCTTAACATTAACCTTCAACACCACAGGCGGTATTCCCCCCGAAGGTATCACCGTGCGTCTACAAGGTGATGTTGCCAACATCATGAGGCAGTTCACGGCGGCGCAAGTACGCTTTGATGCCGAAGCCAATGTTTTCTACCGCTTTGACCGTCCCTTGGTAGAGACTGGAGTTACTGGGGGAAGATTGGATCTGTTTGCCCTCGAAACAGACCTGAGCAGCTTCACCTTTACCATCCTCGAACCAACGGCAACAATTCGCCTGCCTGTCTTAAACGACATCTTAGAAGAAAGCGACGCTACCTTTACCTACACCCTCGAAGCAGGAGAAGGTTACACAGTAGATCCCGCAGCCAGTTCTGCCAGCTTCACCGTCACTGATGGAGTACCTGGAGGAGTAGGGCCAGTGGTGAGTGTTTCTGCTACTCCCAGCACCCTGTTTGAATCAGAACAAACAGTCCTTACTATCACCTTTACTCTCGACAGCCCACCCCCAGAAGGAGGCGTTGTCGTCTACCTAGATAGTGGTGTACCCCGCTCCATTGCTCAATTTAACGTGACGGTGGATAATCCCCGTAATCCTGAAGATACTCTCAACCCTGTTGGTTTAACTACCACAGGCGGCACAATTGTCGGCACAAATGAATTTGTCAGTGCCGTACTTTTCCGTATCACCGAACAGACTGCAACGATTACAGTACCGGTGTTTAATAACGGGGAAGTAGATGGGCCAAGGAATTATACCTATACCCTCCGCGATGGTGAGCAGTATCAAGTTAACCCCGAAGCAAACCAAGTAACCATAACAATTGACGACACTATGACTATTGAACAGCCCGTAGTAGGGATTAGTGCTACCCCCGTAACAGCAGATGCTCAAAATAACCTACTAGCTTATGGGTTAGTAAAATCACCAGAATATACAGACGCAGAAGGCACGACCAGAACAGGTGCAGCCATCCTCAACCTATCCCTGAATGTAGACGGTACAATCCCAGAAGAAGGTTTAGTAGTTGATGTCATCACCGACCTAGACCTGTGGAAATATGTCAGTGGATTAAATGGGACACCATTCTCACCAGGAGCGCAAGTTCTAGAGGGAATTTACGACGAAGCAGGTAACGGTATTGGCTTCAAAGTCAGAGTCACATCACCCAACTCCTTAATTGTCTTCCGGCTCAAGAGTGGACTAGCAGCCGATGACCTAGCCTCAGCTACCTTCTCAATCCAAGGTGGGGAAGGCTACAGTGTCAACTCAGAGGCAGAATCCACCACATTCCCGGTCTACAACACACTGCAAGACGTACCAGCACCCAGCGTCACCCCAGAAGTTAGCTTCAGTGCCACCAACACCACCATAGTTGAGTCGGAAGGCGGCACAGTTACCCTCAACTTCAGCCTCAGTGAACCACCACCACCAGAAGGTGTAGTAGTTTTAGTCAGAGGCGCGCAATTCTCCAGCTTGAGTGATTTTGATGTCCTGCAAGCAGAAGTCGTAGGTGGAGAGTTCCCCGCTCTCATTGGTGCTAATAGCTTCTACTTCCGCATCACCGAACAGACTGCCAGTATTACAGTAGCGGCATTCCCTGACGGTGTAACAGAAGGGGTAGAAGTTCAAAGCTTTAGCGTAGTAGCAAATCCTGGTTACACAGTCAACTCCACAGAAAATACTGTGGTATTTACCATCCAAGACACCCCAGAATCGACCCTACCATCACTCACGCTCACCAGAACACCAGCCACTCTGATTGAGGCTAATGGCACAGTTTCCCGCCACACCTTCACCTTGAGCGCGCCTCCAGCCGCAGAAGGCGTAGTGATTTCTGTCAGCGCACCAAATCTGAGTGAATTTGACCTGGCAGGAATTAGCGTTACTGGGGGGACTATTGTCGCAGTCAGAGAAGATGGCTTTGACTTGAGTATGACTGCACAACGAGCAGTGATTGATTTACCTGTGAAAAATGACGGCATCACGGAAGGTACAGAAACAGCCGTCTTCAGCTTGCAGCCAGGAACAGGTTACATCATTGGGGAAACTAACAACCAAGCAATCTTCACTATCGTAGATGCACTAACACCCCTAAGTGCAGAAATAGAAAGCAATGATACCATTGCTACAGCCAACGATACCGGACTTAGTGAGGCTAACCCCACGCTATCAATCACCGGGGAAATCGGTTATAGCGGTGTAAATAGATACCGAATTAACCCCACAGATGCAGGTTGGACATACGTTGACAACACCGAAGATGTAGACCTGTACAAAGTTGAATTGAAAGCAGGCGATCGCCTAGCGATTGACATCGATGCACAGATCAATGGTTCTACCCTTTCCTCAGCCTTGCAAGTCTTTGATGCTGAAGGTAACGTGTTAGCAGCTAACCGCATCGCCCCAGCCCCCAACGAGATATTCCTTTCCCGCAACGACTCCTACATTAATTTCACTGCAACCGCAGACGGCGTTTATTACATTGGTGTCAGCAGCAATCCCAACTACGATCGCACTGCTGAAAATCCCAACCTAGCCAACTTTAACCCCTACGATCCTAACGTCCAGGGAAGCGGTACAGGTACAACTACTGGGGCATATACCCTCAATCTCAGCCTCAATTCAGAAGTTGGTACGGTTGTCAATCCCCCTGCACCAGTTCCCACAGGTGATGGCCCAATCATCTCCATCGAAACAGTCACAGGGACTTACTCATCCGCCGGCACAGGTGAAAGGATTCTGTCTCCATACCTAGTGACTGCTCCCCCATCAGGTGCAGCAGTATTAGCGATCGCTTTAACAGCAGATGGTGCAATTCCTGAAGGTGGTGCAGAGGTTGTTATCAACAGTGACATTATCCTGCGGCAATACTTCGGCAACTCCGTTAGAGTCAGACCTTTCACTGTGGGCGGACAAATTGGCGAAGCGATTTATGACCCAGCCACAGGTGAGGCTACAGGTTTTACCTTCAAACTGACACAGAATAACGCCTTCATCAACATTGTTATTCCCACCAGTCTGCAACTTGAATCACCACAAGCGGCTACTTTCTCCTTGGCTGCTGGAAACAACACCATAATTAACCCAGATGCGGACACCTCTACAGTTACCTTCTACCCAACCTTAGAGCAAGCACCTGTACCCACAGTTGTGCCGCAGGTAGGCATAGAAATCAGCCAAAACCAACTGATTGAATCAGAAGGTACTACCACCACACTCACATTTACCCTAGACCAAGCACCACCAGCAGAAGGCGTATTAGTCTACGTCAACAGTGGGGTGACTGGAGCTTTGGGTGACATTGATGTGTTTGACATAGAAACTAACGGTGCATCCTTCCCCATTGGTAACTTCCGTGCAGGTGGTTTCTACGTCAAGTTAACCCAACAAACCTCAACTATCACCCTGTCACCCTTTGATGATGGTCTAGTTGAAGGTATCGAAACCTTCACCTTCAGCTTAGAAACTGGTGCAGGATACACAATTGACTCAGCGAAAGCAGCAATTACCTTGAGCATTGCTGATACACCAGCATCTCAAGTATTAGTTAGATATACCTTCAGTCCCGCAACTCTAGTTGAGTCAGAGAACACAGTAGGCGTACATACTTTTAGCCTCAGTTCCCCACCACCCGCAGAAGGTCTCACCATCTTCGTTAATAGCGATAGTTTAGGTGAATTTGACCTGACTGGCGTAGAAATTACTGGTGGAGAAATCGTCAGTGTTGCTGAAAATGGCTTTAGTCTAAAAATCACAGCTAATCAAGCTGTAGTTAGAACACCTATAAGCAATGATGGCATTGCTGAAGGTGTAGAGACAGCAGTCTTCTCCATCGCCCCTGGTGATGGCTATGAAGTTAGCCCCACTGCTAACACTGCCACCTTCACAATCTACGACAATACCAGTGATGTCCCGTTAGTTGAAACAGAAGGTAACAACCTAGCAGCGATCAACGATACTATTCCTCAAGCCGTTGATACACAGTTAACTAAAGACAATACCCAATTCAAAATTCAAGCAAGAATTGGTAATGCTGCGCCTAACTTCATCGACAGATCCGAAGATGTTGACATCTACAAGGTAGAACTCAAAGCAGGCGATACCATTAAAGTTGACATCGACTCCCTGCCCTTTAATATTGACGGAGTTACCAACACCCAGTTTGTTGATACCGAACTACGCTTATTTGATGCCACAGGTCAACAATTAGCCATATCATTTAACGACCCTGCCCGTAACGAGTTATTTGTTTCTAACCGTGATGCTTACCTAGAGTTCACCGCTACCGCAGATGGTGCTTACTACATAGGTGTTGCAGCTAACTTTAACCGTTACTATGACCCCTTCACCGCAGGTAGTGGCGGCGGTCGGATTATCCCCACCTCTGGAACGAATATTGGCACATACGACCTCACTATTGACTTGACTCCTAGTGCATTACCAGTAGTTGGTTTGACAGCCAGCCCAGTAGTCAGTGAAGCAGACGGGCCAGGCTTGGTGCTGTTCTTCAACGCCCAAGGCATCATCCCAGAAGAAGGCATAGTCATCAGCGTTGGTGGAGACTTACGTACTTCAGCAGTCGCCCAAGGGTTGCAATTCCGTCAAGTGGTTGAGTCAGAAGGCGTTGAATACTTACGCTTTAACCGTGACACCCAAGCTTATGAGTTCCGCTTAACTCAAGCTAACGCCACAGTGACAATTCCTGTATTTGATGACATCGTAGAAGAAGTAGACACCACCTACACCTACCAACTACTAACCAGTGAAGCCTACACGGTAGACTCAGCAGCAGCTACAGCAGATGTCACCTATGTAGATGGTGTACCTGGAGGTATCGGCCCAATCGTCAGCATCTCCACTGAGCAAACAGCCCTCAACGAAGGCGATACCCTAACCGTTAACTTCAGTGTCGATGGCGAAATCCCAGAGGGAGGCTTGACAGTATTTGTCCTCAGTCCCACCAGAGCATCATTAGGTGAGTTTGTTATCTTCAATGAAGATGGCACACCTGCTGTCACCTGGGAAGGTATCGCTGGCTTCCCTGAACCAGATGGAACTGGTGGTGGTTTCTTCGTCACTTTAACCGAACCAACAGCATCCCTGAGCTTGAAGGTGTTTGATGATGGTATTGGTGAAGGGGTAGAAACCTTAACCTTCAACTTAGTTGATGGGGAACAGTATGAAGTTAGCCCTGATGCTGGTAGTATCACTCTCACTATTAGTGAATTACCAGTAGTTGGTTTGACAGCCAGCCCAGTAGTGAGCGAAGCAGACGGGCCAGGCTTGGTGCTGTTCTTCAATGCCCAAGGCATCATTCCAGAAGAAGGCATAGTCATCAGCGTTGGTGGAGACTTACGTACTTCAGCAGTCGCCCAAGGGTTACAATTCCGTCAAGTAGTTGAGTCAGAAGGCGTTGAATACTTACGCTTTAACCGTGACACCCAAGCTTATGAGTTCCGTCTCACCCAAGCTAACGCCACAGTGACAATTCCCGTCTTCGATGACATTGTAGAGGAAGCAGATACCACCTACACCTACCAACTATTAGCTAGTGAAAGTTACAAAGTAGACGCAGCCGCATCTACAGTAGATGTCACCTTTACTGATGGTGTACCTGGAGGTGTCGGGCCAGTAGTTAGCATCTCCACTGAGCAGACAGCCCTCAACGAAGGCGATACCCTAACCGTTAACTTCAGTGTCGATGGCGAAATCCCAGAGGGAGGCTTGACAGTATTCGTCCTAAGTCCCACCAGAGCATCATTAGGTGAGTTTGTCATCTTTAATGAAGATGGAACACCTGCTGTGACTTGGGAAGGTATTGCTGGCTTCCCAGAACCAGATGGAACTGGCGGTGGTTTCTTCGTCACTTTAACCGAACCGACAGCATCCTTGAGCCTAAAGGTGTTTGATGATGGCCCCGGTGAAGGGGTAGAAACCTTAACCTTCAACTTAGTTGATGGGGAACAGTACCAAGTTAGCCCTGATGCTGGTAGTATCACTTTCACTATTAGTGATCCTCCGATTGTCGGTTTCACAGCTAGTCCAATAGTCAATGAAGCTGAAGGTACAGGCTTAGTTCTGACATTCAATGTCCAAGGCAACTTGACCGCAGAAGGTGTAGTAGTCAGCGTTGGTGGAGATTTCCGTACCTCGGCGGTAGAGCAAGGTCTGCAATTCCGTCAAGTGGTTGAGTCAGAAGGTGTTGAATACTTACGCTTTAACCGTGACACTCAAGCTTATGAGTTCCGCTTAACCCAAGCAACTGCTACCGTTACCATTCCCGTCTTCGATGACATCGTAGAAGAAGCAGACACTACCTACACCTACCAACTGTTAGCCAGTGAAGCTTATGCACTAGACCCCGCAGCAACTTCCGCAGATGTCACCTTTATTGATGGTGTACCTGGAGGTGTCGGGCCAGTAGTTAGCATCTCTACTACACAAACCAACCTGCAAGAAGGTGATACCCTAACTGTTAACTTCAGTGTAGATGGCGAAATCCCAGAGGGAGGCTTGACAATATTTGTCCTCAGTCCCACCAGAGCGTCATTAGGTGAGTTTGTTATCTTTAATGAAGATGGTACACCTGCTGTCACCTGGGAAGGTATTGCTGGCTTCCCTGAACCAGATGGCACTGGTGGCGGTTTCTTCGTCACTTTAACCGAACCGACAGCATCCCTCAGCCTGAAGGTGTTTGATGATGGTGCTAATGAAGGTATTGAAAGCTTAACCTTCAATTTGGTGGATGGAGAACAGTATCAAGTCAGCCCTGATGCTGGTAGTATTGCTCTGACTATCAGTGATACCCCAACCAATCCTGTTGGTGATGCTGGTGACAACATCCTAGTTGGTGATGGCAATAACAACAGTTTGTTTGGTAATGCTGGCAATGACCGCATCTTTGGTGGTCTGGGTAATGACTACCTGTTTGGCGGTGCTGACGACGACCTCTTAAATGGTGGCGACGGTAACGACGCGCTGTTTGGTGGTGCTGGTAATAACACCCTATTAGGTGGTGCTGGTAATGACTACTTAACTGGTGGTGCTGGCAATAACCTCTTAGATGGAGGTGACGGTAACGATATCCTCTATGGTGGTAATGGTAATAATACTTTACTAGGTGGTGCTGGTAATGACATCATCTACAGTGGCTCTGGTGATGACCTGATTAACGGTGGTCTTGGTAATGACACCATTTTCTTGAATGGTGGACAAGATACTGTGGTTGTGGCTCAAGGTGCAGGTATTGACACTATCAACAATTTCCAAGTCAGTTTGGGTCAAAAGGTTGGTTTGAGTGGTGGACTTACCTTTGAGCAATTGACTTTGACTCAAAGCGGTTTGGATACGTTGGTGAAAGTTGGTGATGAAACTCTGGCTGTGTTGAAGTTTGTTCAATCTAGTGATTTGAGTTCTTCAGCTTTTACAACGGTCTAA
- a CDS encoding serine hydrolase domain-containing protein: MLLKIFRTTILTSALLCTPAIAQAATLTTESSQSITFRNTVNRDLGQQLQTALDQARGDIPGAAVAIISPKGNWFGASGVADIATGRQLQSSDRFQIGSITKTFVATTTLQLVEEDILNLDDKLTDRLPISVTDWIPNANQITLRQLLNHTSGVPDYTDVLFRWAAVNPGVFFNNWQPELLVSFIDGLEASFQPGDAWQYSNTNYLLLGMVVEAATNNSIAQEIRDRILEPLALSNTFFAEEETIPGGYVRGYWDFDQNGTLNDISTANLSWAWASGAMVSNTSDLATFIHALIGGKLLEPDTLQQMLTTISPITSQNYTTYGLGIGTLESPNRFWYIHRGQTLGYRSNMWYSPLENITYIELINARSSRNLAGATLTTLRRYEPPAAVPEPRTLLSVLLITVGMLTVRARPGV; this comes from the coding sequence ATGCTGTTGAAAATTTTTCGCACAACAATTCTGACTTCAGCCCTGTTATGTACTCCAGCGATCGCCCAAGCTGCAACCTTAACAACTGAATCAAGCCAGTCCATTACCTTCAGAAATACAGTCAATAGAGACTTAGGACAACAGCTACAAACAGCCTTAGATCAAGCACGGGGAGACATCCCAGGCGCGGCTGTAGCAATTATCAGCCCGAAAGGAAATTGGTTTGGGGCTAGTGGAGTAGCAGACATAGCCACAGGTAGACAATTGCAATCGAGCGATCGCTTTCAAATTGGCAGTATTACTAAAACATTTGTCGCAACAACTACATTACAGCTAGTAGAAGAAGACATCCTGAATTTAGACGATAAGCTAACAGACAGACTACCAATATCTGTCACTGATTGGATTCCCAACGCTAATCAAATTACCCTCCGCCAACTCCTAAACCATACAAGCGGCGTGCCTGATTATACAGATGTATTATTTAGATGGGCTGCCGTAAATCCAGGGGTATTTTTCAACAATTGGCAACCAGAACTACTAGTGAGTTTTATTGATGGCTTAGAGGCAAGTTTTCAACCGGGAGATGCTTGGCAATATTCCAACACCAATTATTTACTGTTGGGTATGGTGGTAGAAGCAGCGACAAATAATAGTATTGCACAAGAAATACGCGATCGCATTCTTGAACCCTTAGCCCTCAGCAACACCTTCTTTGCCGAAGAAGAAACCATTCCCGGTGGTTACGTCAGAGGTTATTGGGACTTCGACCAAAACGGCACACTCAACGATATTTCCACCGCTAACCTATCTTGGGCTTGGGCTAGCGGCGCAATGGTTTCCAACACCAGCGATTTAGCCACCTTCATTCATGCTCTCATAGGTGGGAAACTACTAGAACCCGACACCCTCCAACAAATGCTCACCACCATCAGTCCCATCACCTCCCAAAACTATACCACCTACGGTCTAGGCATCGGCACTCTAGAATCCCCCAATCGCTTTTGGTACATCCATCGGGGACAAACTCTAGGTTATCGCTCCAATATGTGGTACTCACCCTTAGAAAACATCACCTATATCGAATTAATTAACGCCCGTTCCAGTCGTAACTTAGCCGGTGCAACACTCACCACCCTACGACGCTATGAACCCCCCGCCGCAGTTCCCGAACCAAGAACGCTCCTTAGTGTGCTGTTAATAACAGTCGGTATGCTGACAGTTAGAGCAAGACCAGGTGTGTAA